The stretch of DNA TATTATACATAAAACATAAAAGAAACGCAACATCTATTAAGATTTTTTTCTTTATGTTTCTGTCCTGAACACTTTTCTTATTATAGCGGCTGTAAAATACTTTTTCAACTGAAATTATCATTCTCCAATAATATCCTAATTTGAAATGCGGAAACGCCTTGGTCAGCCCCGACAGGCAAATGTTCTTCGGTAAGAAAAGTCCGCACTTTGACTTTTATTGCCGAAGGTTATTTGACCCGAGGGGCTAGGCGTTGGAGCTAGACAGTTTTCAAAGTTAAATTTCAATTCTATTTATATAGAAGAAACTCGGTATATATCTATCTGAAGACACAAAAAAAGCAGATGGATCGTCACCCATCTGCTTTCATATTAAGAATTACTCAGTGATTGTAGTGATTGAACCTGAACCTACTGTACGTCCACCCTCACGGATAGAGAACTTTGTTCCTTCTTCGATCGCGATTGGAGCGATAAGTTCAACAGTCATTTCGATATGGTCGCCAGGCATAACCATTTCAGTTCCTTCTGGAAGATTACAGATACCAGTAATATCAGAAGTACGGAAATAGAATTGTGGACGATAGTTAGTGAAGAATGGAGTGTGACGTCCACCTTCTTCTTTTGATAATACATAAACTTGTGCTTTAAACTTTGTGTGTGGAGTGATTGATTTTGGCTTAGCCAAAACTTGACCACGTTCGATATCTTCACGAGCTACACCACGAAGTAGGGCACCAATGTTGTCACCAGCTTCAGCGAAATCAAGAAGCTTACGGAACATTTCTACACCTGTTACAGTAGTAGATTTTGGCTCTTCAGTGAAACCTACGATTTCAACTACGTCACCAACTTTAACTACACCACGCTCAACACGTCCTGTAGCAACTGTTCCACGACCAGTGATTGAGAATACGTCCTCAACTGGCATCATGAAAGGCTTGTCAGTGTCACGTGTTGGAGTTGGGATGAATTCGTCAACAGCAGTCATAAGTTCAAGAACTTTCTCTTCCCAAGCTGCTTCACCTTCTAATGCTTTAAGAGCAGAACCTTTGATAACTGGAGTGTCATCGCCAGGGAAATCGTATTCTGATAATAGATCACGAATTTCCATTTCTACTAATTCAAGAAGTTCTTCGTCATCAACCATGTCACACTTGTTCATGAATACAACAAGGTAAGGTACGCCTACCTGACGAGAAAGAAGAATGTGCTCACGAGTTTGTGGCATTGGACCATCAGTAGCAGATACTACTAAGATACCGCCGTCCATTTGTGCAGCACCAGTGATCATGTTTTTAACATAGTCAGCGTGTCCTGGGCAGTCTACGTGTGCGTAGTGACGTGCGTCAGTTTCATATTCAACGTGTGCAGTAGAGATTGTGATACCACGCTCTTTTTCTTCTGGAGCACCGTCGATTTGATCGTATGCACGAGCTTCTGCTTTACCTGATTTTGCAAGTACAGAAGTGATTGCAGCAGTTAAAGTAGTTTTACCATGGTCAACGTGTCCGATTGTACCAATGTTAACGTGTGGCTTTGAACGGTCGAATTTAGCTTTTGCCATTTGGAAAATCCTCCTTTGGATTATAAAAGTTTTAAGTATATTAGGTAGAAACTGCGAATATGTTTGTCCATATTTCACAGTTTCTATGCTTACATAAGTAGTTATACTTTAAACAAAGGTGAAAATCAATTATTCACCTTTATTTTTTTTGATAATTTCTTCAGAAACTGATTTTGGAACTTCTTCGTAGTGATCGAAGTGCATAGAGAATACTCCACGCCCTTGAGTACTTGAACGAAGTGCAGTTGCATAACCAAACATTTCTGAAAGTGGAACCATAGCACGAACTACTTGTGCGTTACCGCGTGCTTCCATACCTTCAACGCGGCCACGACGTGCAGTGATTTGTCCCATGATATCCCCTAGGTATTCTTCTGGGATAACAACTTCAACCCTCATCATAGGTTCAAGGATAACTGGGCTACACTTAGACGCAGCATTTTTAAGTGCCATTGAAGCGGCGATCTTAAACGCCATCTCAGATGAGTCAACATCATGGTAAGAACCGTCAAATAGACGAGCTTTAATATCAACTAATGGATATCCAGCAAGAACTCCACGATCTAGTGAATCTTCAAGACCAGCTTGAACAGCAGGGATGTATTCACGAGGAACAACACCACCAACAATTCCGTTTACGAATTCGAATCCTTTACCTTCATCATTAGGTGAGAATTCAATCCAAACGTGACCATACTGTCCACGACCACCAGATTGACGTGCGAATTTACCTTCAACTTGTGCAGAAGCACGGAAAGTTTCGCGATAGGCAACCTGAGGCGCACCTACATTTGCTTCGACCTTAAATTCACGACGCATACGATCAACGATGATATCTAGGTGAAGTTCACCCATACCAGCGATGATTACTTGTCCAGTTTCCTGGTCAGTGTGCGCACGGAATGTCGGATCTTCTTCTTGAAGCTTTTGTAGAGCAGTTGTCATTTTGTCTTGGTCAGCTTTTGACTTAGGTTCAACTGAAAGTTGAATTACAGGCTCTGGGAATTGCATTGACTCAAGGATAACAGGGTTTTTGTCATCACATAGAGTATCTCCAGTAGTTGTATCTTTCAGACCTACAGCGGCAGCGATGTCACCAGCAAAAACCTTAGAGATTTCTTGACGGCTGTTCGCGTGCATTTGTAAGATTCGTCCGATACGCTCACGCTTGCCTTTAGTTGAGTTCTGAACATATGATCCAGATTCTAAAGTACCAGAGTAAACGCGGAAGAACGTTAATTTACCAACATATGGGTCAGTCATAACTTTAAACGCAAGAGCAGAGAATGGCTCTTCATCGCTAGAATGACGTTCAACAAGTTCTTCTTCATCATCAATAGCGTGTCCTTTGATTGCAGGAACATCTAGTGGAGATGGAAGGTAATCAATAACGGCATCTAGCATTAACTGAACACCTTTGTTTTTGAAAGCTGATCCACAAATTACTGGATAGAATTCAACGTTAACAGTACCTTTACGAATCCCTGCTTTTAGCTCTTCTTTAGTGAGTTCTTCCCCACCCAGGTACTTTTCCATTAACTCTTCATCTAATTCAGCTACTGCTTCAACTAGCTTTTCGCGATATTCTTCAGCTTGTGCCATATATTCTTCTGGGATTTCACGAACTTCAATATCAGTTCCTAAATCGTTACCATAGAATACAGCATTCATTTCCACAAGGTCAATGATAGCTTCGAATTCATCTTCAGCACCGATTGGTAACTGAATTGGATGTGCATTCGCTTGTAAACGGTCATGGATTGTACCTACTGAGTATAAGAAGTCGGCTCCAATTTTGTCCATTTTATTAACGAATACAACACGTGGTACACCGTAAGTTGTTGCTTGACGCCAAACTGTTTCAGTTTGAGGCTCAACACCAGACTGTGCATCTAGTACAGCTACCGCACCATCAAGTACACGTAGGGAACGTTCAACTTCAACCGTGAAGTCTACGTGTCCTGGTGTGTCGATGATATTTACGCGGTGGCCTTTCCATTGTGCAGTTGTTGCTGCGGAAGTAATTGTGATTCCGCGTTCTTGCTCCTGCTCCATCCAGTCCATCTGAGAAGCGCCTTCATGTGTTTCACCGATTTTATGAATCTTACCAGTGTAATAAAGAACACGCTCAGTGGTAGTCGTTTTACCGGCATCGATGTGAGCCATGATACCGATATTACGTGTGTTTGCTAAGGAGAACTCTCTTGCCATTTGGTCTTTCTCCTTCCTAGTTTGGAATGAAATATTTTATATTGAAGGTTAGATTACCAACGATAGTGAGCAAACGCTTTGTTTGCTTCTGCCATTTTGTGTGTATCTTCACGCTTCTTAACAGATGCACCAGTGTTGTTAGCTGCATCCATGATTTCATTAGCTAAACGCTCTTCCATCGTCTTTTCACCGCGAAGACGAGCGTAGTTTACTAACCAACGAAGACCAAGAGTTGTGCGGCGATCAGGACGCACCTCAACTGGTACTTGGTAGTTTGCACCACCTACACGGCGAGCCTTAACTTCTAATACAGGCATGATGTTTTTCATAGCTGCTTCAAAAGTTTCCATTGGCTCTTTGCCAGTACGTTCGCGAATAGTATCAAACGCAGAGTAAAGAATTTCTTGTGACTTACCTCTTTTACCGTCAACCATCATTTTGTTGATTAAACGAGTAACTAATTTTGAATTGTAAAGCGGATCTGGTAACACGTCTCTTTTTGCTACAGGACCTTTACGTGGCATATTTTTTCCTCCTTTCAAAGAAGCTATTATTAAAGTTATTATTATTTCTTAGCTGCTTTTGGTCTCTTAGTACCATATTTTGAGCGACCTTGCATACGGTTGTTTACACCAGCAGTATCAAGAGCTCCACGTACGATGTGATAACGTACCCCTGGTAAGTCTTTTACACGTCCTCCACGAATAAGAACAACGCTGTGCTCTTGAAGATTGTGTCCGATACCAGGAATGTATGCAGTCACCTCGATACCATTTGTCAAACGTACACGTGCATATTTACGTAACGCTGAGTTTGGTTTCTTTGGAGTCATTGTACCAACACGAGTACATACTCCACGTTTTTGTGGTGAAGATACATTAGTTTGTGATTTCTTGAAGCTGTTATAACCTTTGTTTAGCGCAGGTGATTTTGACTTTTCCTCTTTTGATTGACGAGGCTTGCGCACTAGTTGGTTAATAGTAGGCATGTATTTTTCCTCCCTTCATTAATTGTAAGCCCACACATCCAGGTGGTTCATTTTTGTGCAAAAACAAAGTTTTTGCAGACTTCTCTATCTACAAAAACAGTTTTTAACGGATAATAGCGACAGCTGCAGCACCAACTTCAATTCCACATGCTTTTCCGAGTTTTTTCATCGAATCTACATATCGAACCGGAACTTCCATGCCAAGAGCTACTTCTACGACTTTAGCTGTAACCTTTGTTTCAGCATCGCTTGCAACGACTAACTCTTGTACATTACCTTCCTTAAGTGCTTTAACTGCTTGTTTTGTTCCTATAACAACCTTTTGTGCCTGTAATACTTTTTCATAAGACATAAATCATATCCTCCAAAGTACCAGATGAATAGGAGCACCTTTGATATAGTATCATCTTACCAAATAGATGTCAACAAATGTTTCGATATTTTATTCAAGACGGCTATTGGTAAATTTTATTCTTAAAATAGGGTACCTGCATTTAAGCAGGTACCTCTATTCTAATTAATCAATTGCAACTGTCTCTTCAGAGGTTGTATCACGAAGAACTGGCTCCGCTTTACGGTAGCGTTGCATTCCTGTTCCAGCAGGAACAAGCTTACCGATGATAACATTCTCCTTCAAGCCAAGTAATTCATCACGCTTGCCTTTGATCGCTGCATCTGTAAGAACTCTTGTTGTTTCTTGGAAGGATGCCGCAGACAAGAATGAATCCGTTTCAAGAGATGCTTTTGTAATACCAAGTAACACCGGACGGCCTGTTGCAGGCAATTTGCCCTCAAGTAACGCCCTTTCGTTAGCATCTGTGAATTGATGAATATCAAGTAGTGTACCTGGAAGTACTTCTGTTTCACCTGCATCACCAACACGGATTTTACGTAGCATTTGGCGAACCATTACTTCTACGTGCTTATCGCCAATTTCAACCCCTTGCATGCGGTAAACTTTTTGTACTTCACGCAATAGGTACTCTTGAACAGATGTAACGTCTTTGACTTTGATTAACTCTTTCGGATCAATTGAACCTTCAGTAAGTTCTTGACCACGAGCAACCTTATCATTGATCGCCACTTTTAAACGTGCTGTATATGGAGCGTTATAAGTACGTGATTCAACTTCGCCTTGAACGACGATTTCATGTTGACGGTCACGGCCTTCATTAATTCCAACAACTACACCTTCAATTTCAGAGATAACAGCTTGACCTTTAGGGTTACGCGCTTCGAAAATCTCCTGAATACGCGGTAAACCTTGGGTAATATCGTCTCCAGCAACACCACCTGTATGGAAGGTACGCATGGTTAACTGTGTTCCTGGTTCACCAATGGATTGTGCAGCAATAATACCAACTGCTTCACCCACTTCAACTTCCTGACCAGTTGCCAAGTTACGGCCATAACATTTCTTACATACACCATGGCGTGTATTACAAGTAAATGCTGAACGAATTTTTACTGTTTCAATTCCTGCACCGACAATGATTTCTGCTAAATCTTCTGTAATTAAACCATTTTCAGGAACAAGTACTTCTTTTGTTTCAGGGTGCTTAATTGCATTACGTGCATAACGGCCAATTAAACGCTCATCAAGGCCTTCAATGATTTCTGTTCCATCTTTTAATGCACTAATTGTAAAGCCACGATCAGTACCACAATCGTCTTCACGGACAATGACATCTTGAGCAACGTCAACAAGACGACGAGTTAAGTAACCTGAGTCAGCAGTCTTAAGGGCTGTATCAGCAAGACCTTTACGCGCACCGTGCGTAGAGATAAAGTACTCTAATACAGTTAAGCCTTCACGGAAACTTGATTTAATTGGTAACTCAATGATACGACCAGCCGGGTTGGCCATCAGACCACGCATACCAGCAAGCTGTGTAAAGTTAGATGCGTTACCACGGGCACCGGAATCACTCATCATGAAAATTGGATTCGTCTTATTTAAGGATTTCATCAGCTTGCCTTGAATAACATCCTTAGCTTGAGACCATATCGCAATTACACGATCATAACGCTCTTCCTCAGTAATAAGACCGCGTCTGAATTGCTTTGTTACGTTATCAACTTTACCTTGAGCTTCTTGTAGGATTTGCTGTTTCTCGCCAAGTACGACAATGTCAGCTACACCAACGGTAATACCCGCTTTTGTAGAATGTTTAAATCCAAGATCTTTCATGCGGTCAAGCATTTTAGACGTTTCAGTAATTTTGAATCGCTTAAATACTTCTGCAATGATATTACCAAGGATTTTTTTCTTGAACGGATCTACTAATGGCATAGATTTGATTTTAGCTAGAATATCTTCACCTTTTTCAACAAAATACTTAACAGGTGTTTCAACTTCTAGGTTATGTCGAGTTGGTTCATTGATATATGGGAATGACTTCGGAAGAATCTCATTAAAAATAAGCTTACCAACAGTAGTTATTAATAGCTTATTATTTTGTTCTTCAGAGAAAGTCTCATTTCCTAATGATCCAGCATGAACCGCTACACGAGTATGGAAATGAACAAATCCATTTTGATAAGCAAGAATCGCTTCGTTTGTATCTTTGAAAATCATACCCTCACCAACTGCACCTTCACGCTCTAGAGTTAAGTAATAGTTACCTAACACCATATCCTGGGAAGGAGTAACAACCGGTTTACCATCTTTAGGGTTAAGGATGTTTTGTGCTGCAAGCATTAATAATCTAGCTTCCGCTTGCGCTTCAGATGAAAGTGGTACGTGAACAGCCATTTGGTCACCATCGAAGTCCGCATTGTATGCTGTACATACAAGTGGGTGAAGGCGAATCGCCCGTCCTTCAACAAGTGTTGGTTCAAATGCCTGGATACCTAATCTATGCAATGTAGGGGCACGGTTCAAGAGAACTGGATGCTCTCTAATAACATCTTCAAGTACATCCCATACATCTGGTGATACGCGTTCAATTTTACGTTTAGCTGATTTGATATTATGGGCTAAACCTTTTTCAACAAGTTCCTTCATAACAAATGGCTTGAAGAGTTCAAGTGCCATTTCTTTAGGAAGACCACATTGATACATTTTTAAGTTTGGACCTACAACGATTACGGAACGACCGGAATAGTCAACACGCTTACCAAGTAAGTTTTGACGGAAACGTCCTTGTTTACCCTTTAACATATGTGAAAGAGATTTTAGCGGACGGTTACCAGGTCCTGTAACTGGACGGCCACGACGACCGTTATCAATCAAGGCATCAACTGCTTCTTGGAGCATACGCTTTTCGTTTTGAACGATGATGCTTGGTGCACCAAGGTCTAATAAACGCTTTAAGCGGTTGTTACGGTTAATTACTCGACGGTATAAATCGTTTAAGTCAGAAGTCGCAAATCTTCCTCCATCCAATTGAACCATTGGACGAAGTTCAGGAGGAATAACAGGCAGTACGTCAAGAATCATCCAATCAGGTTCGTTTCCAGAACCACGGAACGCTTCTAACACTTCAAGGCGCTTAATGGCACGTGTACGACGTTGCCCTTGTGCTGTTTTTAGTTCTTCCTTTAAAATATCTACTTCTTTATTTAAATCGATATCAGAAAGAAGCTTTTTAATCGCTTCAGCACCCATGGCAGCTTGGAATTTGTTTCCGTACTTTTCACGATAGGCACGATATTCTTTTTCAGATAGAAGCTGCTTTTTATCAAGAGCAGTATCTCCTGATTCTGTCACTACATAAGAAGCAAAGTAAATAATTTCTTCTAATGCACGAGGGGACATATCTAGAACAAGTCCCATTCGGCTCGGGATTCCTTTGAAATACCAAATATGAGATACAGGTGCTGCTAGTTCGATGTGACCCATACGCTCACGACGAACTTTTGCACGAGTTACTTCAACCCCACATCGGTCACAAACAACGCCTTTATAACGGACACGCTTATATTTACCGCAATGACATTCCCAATCCTTTGTTGGACCAAAAATTCGTTCGCAGAATAAACCGTCCTTTTCAGGCTTTAACGTACGATAGTTAATGGTTTCTGGCTTTTTCACTTCTCCGAATGACCATGAACGGATTTTATCCGGTGAAGCAAGACCAATTTTCATATACTCAAAATTATTAACGTCAAGCAAGGGGCCTACCTCCCTTTACGATCTTCAGGTTCTACCCTAATGCGAAAAGCGGAAGCGCACACACAGGTTGTGCGCTTCAACTCGTATATTTAATTAATTACTCTTTTGAACCTACTTTTTCAGATTCAAGGCTTGGCGCATCTGGAACAATATTTAACGTATCGACTTGTTGTAAGTCATCCTCGTCTTCCGTATCGCGCATTTCTATTTCTTTTTCATCACCAGATAGGATTTTCACATCCATACCTAAGCTCTGAAGTTCTTTAATTAATACTTTAAATGACTCAGGAACGCCTGGTTCTGGTACATTTTCACCTTTAACAATGGCTTCATATGTTTTCACACGACCAACGACGTCATCTGATTTAACAGTAAGGATTTCTTGAAGAGTATATGCAGCACCGTAAGCTTCAAGTGCCCATACCTCCATCTCTCCGAAACGCTGTCCACCAAATTGTGCTTTACCACCAAGTGGCTGCTGTGTAACAAGAGAGTATGGTCCAGTTGAACGAGCATGAAGTTTATCGTCAACCATGTGCGCTAGTTTAATCATATACATAACACCAACGGATACACGGTTATCGAATGGTTCTCCAGAGCGGCCGTCATATAGGACAGTTTTCGCATCGCGAGCCATACCTGCTTCTTCAATTGTTCCCCAAACATCTTCCTCACGCGCTCCGTCAAATACTGGAGTGGCAACGTGAATATTAAGTGCTCTTGCAGCCATACCAAGGTGAAGCTCAAGCACCTGACCGATGTTCATACGTGAAGGTACCCCTAATGGGTTTAACATGATGTCGACTGGTGTACCATCTGGTAAATAAGGCATATCTTCTTCTGGTAAAATCCTTGAAATAACCCCTTTGTTACCATGTCGTCCTGCCATTTTATCGCCTTCATGAATCTTACGCTTCTGAACGATATAAACACGAACAAGCTGATTAACACCTGGTGGCAGTTCATCTCCATCTTCACGATTGAAGACTTTAACATCATGAACAATACCGCCGCCGCCATGTGGAACTCGCAATGACGTATCACGAACTTCACGTGCTTTTTCTCCAAAGATCGCATGTAATAGACGTTCTTCAGCCGTTAATTCTGTTACACCTTTAGGCGTAACCTTACCAACTAGAAGATCACCATCTTTTACTTCAGCACCTGTGCGAATAATACCGCGTTCATCCAAATTACGAAGTGCATCTTCACCTACGTTTGGAATATCACGTGTAATCTCTTCAGGTCCTAGCTTTGTATCTCGAGATTCTGACTCATATTCTTCAATATGAATGGATGTATACACATCGTCTTTTACAAGACGCTCACTCATAATGATCGCATCTTCATAGTTATAACCATCCCAAGTCATAAAGGCAACAAGAACGTTACGTCCAAGTGCTAACTCACCTAATTCCATTGAAGGACCATCAGCAAGAATTTCACCTTTTTTCACTCGATTACCTACAGCAACGATTGGACGTTGGTTGTAGCAAGTACCTTGGTTAGAACGGATAAACTTTAATAAACGATATTTCTTAAGATCGCCTTTTACTTCTTGGCCATCTACTTCTTTCATTTCACGAACCCAAACCTCACGGGCTTCAACGTGTTCTACGATACCATCAGTCTTACAAATGACGGCTGCACCGGAGTCTTTTCCTGATACATATTCCATACCTGTACCAACTCTTGGAGCCTCTGGCTGCATAAGAGGTACTGCTTGACGCTGCATGTTTGCACCCATCAAGGCACGGTTGGAGTCATCGTTTTCTAAGAACGGAATACAAGCTGTTGCGGCAGAAACAACCTGTTTTGGTGATACATCCATATAATCGATACGGTCGCGATTAACAACAGTGTTCTCACCACGGAAACGTGCAACAACATCTGCATCAATGAACGAACCATCATCACCAAGACGGGAATTCGCCTGTGCGACTACATAGTTATCCTCTTCATCCGCTGTTAAGTAATCGATCCGGCTTGTTACCTTGCCAGTGTCAGGGTCAACACGACGGTAAGGTGTTTCAATAAAGCCGAAACGGTTTACTTTTGCATAGGATGATAGTGAGTTAATCAAACCAATATTTGGACCTTCCGGCGTCTCAATCGGACACATACGTCCATAGTGGGAATAGTGAACGTCACGAACTTCAAAGCCTGCGCGCTCACGTGTTAAACCACCAGGTCCTAGTGCAGATAGACGGCGCTTATGCGTTAATTCAGCAAGTGGATTTGTTTGATCCATGAACTGAGATAACTGAGAGCTTCCGAAGAACTCCTTAATCGATGCAATAACTGGACGAATATTAATTAGCTGCTGTGGTGTGATTGTTGCTGTATCTTGAATAGACATTCTTTCACGTACTACACGTTCCATACGGGATAAACCGATACGGAATTGATTTTGCAATAATTCACCAACAGAACGTAGACGTCTGTTACCTAAATGGTCGATATCATCTGTATCGCCTACTCCATGCAATAAATTGAAGAAGTAGCTGATTGAAGCAATGATATCTGCAGGTGTAATATTTTTAATTGGTTCCGCCACATAGGCATTACCCAATACATTAATTACTTTCTCATTTTCATCACCAGGTGCATAAATCTTAATGCCCTGTAAAGTGATTTCATCCTCAACCACACCGCCAGCAGGATTAAAGCCTTTGAAATTAATGTTCTTTTCAAGTGCAGGGATAATTCTATCTAGGTTTCTTCTATCTAGAACGGTTCCCTTTTCAGCGATAATTTCACCTGTTTCAGGATCAGCAAGCGATTCTGCTAAACGTTGGTTAAATAAACGGTTTTTAATATGAAGCTTCTTATTAATTTTGTAGCGTCCTACATTTGCAAGATCGTAGCGCTTTGGATCAAAGAAGCGAGAAACTAATAAGCTTTTTGCGTTATCAACTGTAGGTGGTTCACCTGGACGTAGACGCTCATAGATTTCAAGAAGCGCTTTATCCACACCTTCTGTGTTGTCCTTCTCAAGAGTATTACGAATATACTCATTGTCTCCAATCAATTCAATGATTTCTTGATCAGAGCCGAAGCCTAATGCACGCAAAAGAACCGTAACGGGCAGTTTCCGAGTACGATCTATTCTCACATATACGACATCTTTGGCATCTGTTTCATATTCCAGCCAAGCGCCGCGGTTTGGAATTACAGTAGCTGTAAATCCTCTTTTTCCATTTTTATCAAGTTTTCCACTAAAGTAAACGCTCGGTGAACGCACTAATTGTGAAACAATAACGCGTTCTGCCCCATTAATGACGAACGTACCTGTTTCAGTCATAAGTGGGAAATCACCCATGAATACATCTTGATCTTTTACTTCGCCTGTTTCTTTGTTCACAAGACGTACTTTTACACGTAATGGAGCAGAATATGTAACGTCCCGTTCTTTTGATTCTTCTACAGAATACTTTGGATCGCCAAGGCTGTAATCAATAAATTCCAGTGATAGGTTACCAGTAAAGTCTTCGATCGGTGAAATATCTTGGAACATTTCACGCAATCCCTCATCCAGAAACCATTGATATGAAGAGGTTTGGATTTCAATAAGATTTGGTAATTCTAAAACTTCACTGATTCGTGCGTAACTTCTTCGTTGGCGGTGTCGTCCATACTGAACTAGTTGACCTGTCAACTGATTCACCCCTCAAATCAAGCGTTTTTTAATAAATCTATTAACGTCTACCGGAAGGAAAAATAACCCTTCTCATTAGACAAAAAGAAAAAGGGTTTTTTACTCAAAAACCACATTTTCACATTTTGACTATTATTTTGTCATCATTTCCTTCTAATCCATATTTTATACTAAAAACTTCAGTATTTTAAGGAATAATTCGGAAATTATTATGATGGCATTTTATAATGCTACCACAACGCAAATTCCCAGTCAACTACTTTATCGCTTTAACAATAAAATAACCTT from Bacillus sp. SLBN-46 encodes:
- the rpoB gene encoding DNA-directed RNA polymerase subunit beta; translated protein: MTGQLVQYGRHRQRRSYARISEVLELPNLIEIQTSSYQWFLDEGLREMFQDISPIEDFTGNLSLEFIDYSLGDPKYSVEESKERDVTYSAPLRVKVRLVNKETGEVKDQDVFMGDFPLMTETGTFVINGAERVIVSQLVRSPSVYFSGKLDKNGKRGFTATVIPNRGAWLEYETDAKDVVYVRIDRTRKLPVTVLLRALGFGSDQEIIELIGDNEYIRNTLEKDNTEGVDKALLEIYERLRPGEPPTVDNAKSLLVSRFFDPKRYDLANVGRYKINKKLHIKNRLFNQRLAESLADPETGEIIAEKGTVLDRRNLDRIIPALEKNINFKGFNPAGGVVEDEITLQGIKIYAPGDENEKVINVLGNAYVAEPIKNITPADIIASISYFFNLLHGVGDTDDIDHLGNRRLRSVGELLQNQFRIGLSRMERVVRERMSIQDTATITPQQLINIRPVIASIKEFFGSSQLSQFMDQTNPLAELTHKRRLSALGPGGLTRERAGFEVRDVHYSHYGRMCPIETPEGPNIGLINSLSSYAKVNRFGFIETPYRRVDPDTGKVTSRIDYLTADEEDNYVVAQANSRLGDDGSFIDADVVARFRGENTVVNRDRIDYMDVSPKQVVSAATACIPFLENDDSNRALMGANMQRQAVPLMQPEAPRVGTGMEYVSGKDSGAAVICKTDGIVEHVEAREVWVREMKEVDGQEVKGDLKKYRLLKFIRSNQGTCYNQRPIVAVGNRVKKGEILADGPSMELGELALGRNVLVAFMTWDGYNYEDAIIMSERLVKDDVYTSIHIEEYESESRDTKLGPEEITRDIPNVGEDALRNLDERGIIRTGAEVKDGDLLVGKVTPKGVTELTAEERLLHAIFGEKAREVRDTSLRVPHGGGGIVHDVKVFNREDGDELPPGVNQLVRVYIVQKRKIHEGDKMAGRHGNKGVISRILPEEDMPYLPDGTPVDIMLNPLGVPSRMNIGQVLELHLGMAARALNIHVATPVFDGAREEDVWGTIEEAGMARDAKTVLYDGRSGEPFDNRVSVGVMYMIKLAHMVDDKLHARSTGPYSLVTQQPLGGKAQFGGQRFGEMEVWALEAYGAAYTLQEILTVKSDDVVGRVKTYEAIVKGENVPEPGVPESFKVLIKELQSLGMDVKILSGDEKEIEMRDTEDEDDLQQVDTLNIVPDAPSLESEKVGSKE